One genomic window of Deinococcus peraridilitoris DSM 19664 includes the following:
- the pxpB gene encoding 5-oxoprolinase subunit PxpB: protein MCYPLGEVAQVVDFGGPVSDLKRQTILSLMQHLQAQPFSGFTECVPAYTTLTVYYQATEIAGRDVRADLLTRLHSLTQLTRTSTTRVDIPVCYEQPCAPDLLDVADHCQMTPADVIGLHVKTEHQVLFLGFAPGLPYLRSPSSTLNLPRRTTPRLSVPAGSVAIANGYTVIYPFETPAGWHIIGRTPVKLFKPYAARTTLLQPGDQVRFIPISYREFQESPW from the coding sequence GTGTGCTACCCCCTGGGGGAAGTGGCACAAGTCGTTGATTTCGGCGGGCCGGTCAGTGACCTTAAACGTCAAACGATCCTCAGCCTCATGCAGCACTTACAAGCCCAGCCGTTTTCGGGCTTCACCGAGTGTGTTCCTGCCTACACGACCCTGACGGTTTACTATCAAGCGACCGAAATTGCCGGGCGTGACGTGCGTGCCGACCTGCTCACCCGGCTTCACTCGCTTACTCAGCTCACGCGCACTTCAACGACGCGCGTGGACATTCCCGTGTGTTACGAGCAGCCCTGCGCGCCCGACCTGCTTGACGTGGCCGACCACTGCCAAATGACCCCAGCGGACGTCATCGGGTTGCACGTTAAGACCGAACACCAGGTGTTGTTCCTGGGATTCGCACCCGGCCTGCCATACCTCAGGTCCCCATCCAGCACCCTGAACCTTCCCCGCCGAACAACCCCCCGACTCTCAGTTCCGGCAGGATCAGTGGCCATCGCCAACGGATACACGGTCATCTATCCATTCGAGACGCCCGCCGGCTGGCACATCATCGGACGAACTCCCGTGAAGCTCTTCAAGCCTTACGCAGCACGCACCACCCTCTTACAGCCAGGCGATCAAGTGCGGTTTATCCCCATATCCTACCGGGAATTCCAGGAGTCCCCGTGGTGA